One Callospermophilus lateralis isolate mCalLat2 chromosome 6, mCalLat2.hap1, whole genome shotgun sequence genomic region harbors:
- the Mrpl14 gene encoding large ribosomal subunit protein uL14m — protein sequence MAVFSGLWGPVTSASRAFSQRCFSTTGSLCAIQKMTRVRVVDNSALGSTPYHRPPRCIHVYNKNGVGKVGDRILLAIRGQKKKALIVGHRMPGPRMTPRFDSNNVVLIEDNGNPVGTRIKVPIPSSLRQKEGEYSKVLAIAQNFV from the exons CTGTCTTTAGTGGGCTCTGGGGCCCCGTCACCAGTGCAAGCAGAGCCTTCAGCCAGCGCTGTTTCAG CACCACTGGAAGCCTCTGTGCAATTCAGAAGATGACCCGGGTGCGAGTGGTCGACAACAGCGCCCTGGGGAGCACCCCATACCATCGCCCCCCTCGGTGCATCCACGTCTATAACAAGAATGGGGTGGGCAAGGTGGGTGACCGGATACTGCTGGCCATCAGGGGACAGAAGAAAAAGGCGCTCATTGTGGGGCATCGCATGCCTGGCCCCCGAATGACCCCCAGGTTTGACTCTAACAATGTTGTCCTCATTGAGGACAATGGGAACCCTGTGGGGACCCGAATTAAGGTACCCATCCCCAGCAGCCTGCGCCAGAAGGAAGGAGAATATTCCAAGGTGCTGGCCATCGCTCAGAACTTTGTGTGA